taaaacaattatgttAAGCTCCTTATCAATATACCCATAATTGTGAATGTTCTTTCAACATTTCTCATTCTCTATTTTAACAGAACCCCAAGTCCCACATGCTCAAGGATCCCAAGGATAAACTGGAAAATCTACTCAACTCCAAGAGGCCTACTAGGGTCTTCACAGAGACCAACCACTCCCAAGGAGAGGCTCCAGCTTTGGGCAGGAATCCAGGGTCCCCAACAATTCAGCTGATTGAAAAACAGCAAGGGACAAAGATCCTTTTCAGGAAGTTCAGTGAAACAAATTGGTCGGTAGACATTCGCCCTTTAAATAAAAGCTTAGTCACAGACAGCAAATGGAAGAGaattgatgcaactcaagaaaaacgTAGGTCTTTCCTTCAGGAATTTTGCAAGAAATATGGTGGGGTGAGTCGTCCGCAATCCCACGTTTTTCACATGGTCTCCAGGATCTATGTAGAAGATAAACACAAGATCTTATATTGTGAAGTACCCAAGGCTGGCTGCTCCAACTGGAAGAGAATTCTGATGGTGCTCAACGGCTTGGCCCCCTCTGCATACAACATCTCCCATGATGCTGTTCACTATGGGAAGCACTTGAAAAAGCTAGACAGCTTTGACTTAAAAGGGATCTATAGTCGTTTAAACACCTACACCAAAGCTGTGTTTGTTCGTGATCCCATGGAAAGATTAGTGTCAGCATTTAGGGACAAATTTGAACACCCCAATAGTTATTACCATCCAGTATTTGGAAAGGCGATTATAAAGAAATATCGGCCGAATGCCTGTGAAGAAGCATTAAATAATGGATCTGGAGTCAAATTCAAAGAATTCATCCATTATTTGCTGGACTCTCACCGTCCAGTAGGAATGGACATTCACTGGGAAAAGGTCAGCAAACTCTGCTATCCCTGTTTGATCCACTACGATTTCGTAGGGAAATTTGAAACTTTGGAAGAAGACGCCAATTACTTTTTACAGCTGATTGGAgctccaaaagaactgaaatttcCCAACTTTAAAGACAGGCACTCTTCTGATAAAAGAACCAACGCTCAGGTGGTGGGACAGTATTTAAAGGATCTGACTAGAACTGAGAGACAGTTAATCTATGACTTTTATTACTTGGACTATTTGATGTTTAATTATACAACTCCATTTTTgtagtttgctttctttttctaaaactctGTATTGACTTTATGCCGATGGCCTCAAATCAGCTAGCTGTAACTTTCCTATAATTCTctgtatgaaaaaaatttaactaaGTGCAGTTGTCTTGATTGAATGAAGATTTTTACCAAATAGTATGAAACCAATTGGCACAAAGTTATAGGAAAATTACCTAACAGAGACATGTAAACAACTTCAGTTACTCTAGAATGTTTGGAAAAGAGCTGCTTTTGCATTATGGATTATATTATAGAAGCAATAACCCAGCCAGCTGCTACATAAGCTACAATTGCCTCTTTCAAGGGTAGGAAAAACGATCAAAAATAGCATGAGTGTATGTCTCCATCCTGGAATCTGTTGTCTAAAGCGCATGGAGATATTTTTAGCAGTCTGTGGCATATGAATCAAACATTGGATAGTTTTCTTACACCCCTGGAAATGTTTCCATCAACTGTAATGATAAATCAATTCTGAAATGGCATTTTGGACCAGAATGTTTTACTTTAGATTGGAAGGCATTATGTGATTTACAATATGAGAATACAGCAGAAAAACCAGATGAGGCAATGGCTTTTTATATGCGACAGCCAATAAAAAATGCACAACATGCTAAGATCAAAGCAACAAAAGCAACCTTCCTCTTCCAGAAAAACTTAAGGGAattgattctgttttcttttgagcCCTTTTTCAGAGACAAAATGAATGTCATCACTAAAGGTCTTCCCTTCTgaagcccaagatggagaagTTTAACCTTCATCAGATACAAATGTGCTCCTCATTCTGGTTTAATTGGGCAGAGGGTAAATTGTTTCAGGATGGAATAATCATCAAAAACAAAAGTTGCCACTCTGAATGTAGATCTCAAATGATAACAAAGTTTTATAAGAATAGCATCAAAAACAAAAGTTGCCACTCTGAATGTAGACCTCAAACAATAACAAAGTTTTATAAGAATATTACTTGAATCAAAGCATCATGTGCGTAGCTTTAGATGGGAATGTACTCTAAGAATAGCTTTTGTCTAATTATTCAGcttggaaatgattttttaaaaactaatatacCACTTCAAAGATAGATTACATTCTAGAGAATAAACAGGAGAGTCCCTAGAAACGTTTTTTTAATAGGCTTATGCATAagcaaaataagatatttttcttttcaagtttaTTCTCTACTAACAGAATCAAATACTATTGTATTCAAATAATCAGAGTCTTAGGAAAATAGGACTGTGTGTCACCCCTATGAAAAGTTGTAAtgcattttggaaattttttccaAGAGACCCTAAACTGGTAGATGCACTTGGATGGGAAATCTAATTGACCAACAAAAATTACACAAAGTTAAGCAAACCACACATTCAAACCCTGTTTAAACACTTTTCTTGAATACATTCCTCTCCTCCAactatctttttttcttgtcaGTAAATATTGAGCAATGTCTCTCAAAGAAAAGGAGgtattaatatttgaatattaatAGACCAACATAGCTACACTCATGCTTATTTCATTTTGACTTTCCATTTCATGGCTGAGTTTTCATGAATTGATTCCCTCTTAACACTCGCGTGCCCCATTCCATCTGTCTCCTGAGGAGAGGGGAACTGCAATGGGCTGCCAGATCATAAGCACTAAACCTTCTAAAACCCAACTTTTACTACTTTTCCACTCCATTTACTCTTGCCTCTAAACCATGCACTTAAGCTGTGCTCTCTGTCTTTGAGGAGTTTTACTCGAGTCATCTAAATGGTATCATTTAGATTTTGCTATACCGTGTAGAGAGGATTCCCAGTCACTTAGTGACATTGAGCTTAGCTTTTTATGGAGGAAAAGagtgaaagaatagaaaatatgcCAAGAAGCCTAACATTTTATGCCTCAACTACACAAAACTTGTTTTACATGGGATCTTGATATAAAGGAGAGAGGCAGTTTTCTCAAAGTTACTCCTGAAACCATATAAAGGACAAAAAACCTTTCTGTTCATAACTTGGAAAGAAGGTGGAAATGAGGATCCTATCTCTTATTAGCATCTCTAATGCACTTGAAACTATGGAATATActctgtgtatatacacacaatcatatatatatacaatcatatatatatatgcacaatcatttatgtgtatatgtatatatatatatgattgtttGGGATTGGTGGTAGAGCAGAGGGGtgagaggaagaaaatgataGACAGTGCTCGGTATCGAAGCTCTTCTGAgaattctctggtagtccagtggttaggatgccatgcttctactgcaggggacatgggttcaatccctggctggggagctggatCCCCCATGCCAagaggtatggccaaaaaaaaaaaagctgttatgCTGTAAAAGTTCCTTTCCTGACCCTTTCTATAGAGCCTCTGTAACCATTAGAGGCCCTGTAGACATTCTTTTCTTCAGTGGACTCTCTGATGCCAGCTGGCATCTTGTGTGGTTGAGTTCCAGGGGCCATGTGTATTATTACGAAGGAAGAACATTTTTATGTACCTGTTCTTCCTTCTAAATGACGTCTTTCTGTGTTAGGGTCAAAGAAGCTGCCATAATCCTGGGATTTTAGATACACTTCCCATTTGTGTTTGcgtgcgtgttagttgctcagttgtgtctgactctttgccatcccatagTCTGCAGCCcttgagactcctctgtccctgggattctccaggcaagaatactgaagtgggtagccattcccttctccaggggatctttccaacccaggggtcgaacccgggtcttctgcattgtgtgtggattctttacgatctgagccatcagggaagccccatttcccGTTCATCTCCCCTGAATTGCTCTATTTCTCGACCAGCTTACGTTCACCTTTGGCATTTCTGCCTGTGTACAAACGCCAAATGTGGGCATCGCTGCTCCATTGGACACTCACCATTTCTTGGACGTAGTTTCCTACAGGCAAGTGACCAAATCTGGACTCATCTTCCAGATGTCCAATGTTCCCATGCGAACATTAGCATGCTTTAGGTGTAATTGTTAGTCCTCTAATTAAACCCTAaggatcttatttatttttatgggcaGCAGTAACACAGGCTCCTTCACTCTGTTATTCTCCTGTCTGGAATTACTCTTAGGGTAACAAGTGGGCAATTACACCCAGAATCACAGTTATTTAACCCGGTAAACTACCTATGGCTGGACATTATTGATGTGACTGTGCCCAGAAACTGCCACCAACTTCAATGGAGATGTACACACAGGACACCCAACATTCTGACACCCAACTTGTTATTGAACTTCACAGTCTGGAACTATCCAGCAATTCAAGAACTACTTGTACATCATTTATAATTACAGAGTACAAAAAAGGATTTACACTTTTTCATGAATAATTATTCTTTGAAAAGGTGTTGTCTCCCAAACACTGTGTATTAGTGTTTAGCTGCAGGGAATTTATAAGCAGACACAGAGAATTTTTGAATACTTCTCTTTGAAAAGATCGCTTGCTGAATTAGTAGTTGGAATTAGTAGGCTGGGTGATGGTAAACATCTCCCTACTCTGAATGCTCATCTAGCCCCTTGGGGTATCTTTAAAACTAGATCTTATAGAATATGGTGAAGCTGAAATTTTTGCCCCTGGCTAACATCCCCAAAGTGTTCTGATATTCGAAGAATGGTTGACCAAGGCATTTAATGGTAGataggtagcgctagtggtaaagaacccacctaccaatgcaggagactgggagttcagtcccttggtcgggaagatttcctggaggaggacctggctacccactccagtatgcttgagaatcacgtggacagaggagcctggcagactatggttcatagggtcacaaaatcagacatgactgaagtgacttagcatgcatgcaaccaCCTCAGACCAGGGCTAACATAATTTAGTCCTACTGTTAGGATCATACCGTTAGGGTCTCAATCTTAATCATTAATAACAATATTCATAATCATACCTAATAGTTATTCAATACTTAAGTGCTTTTCATGCATTAACTTAATCTCCATAGTCAATCTaatttgtgctgtgcttagtcgctcagtcatgtctgactctttgcaaatccatggactagcctgccaggctcctctgttcatgaggattctccaggcaagaatgctagagtgcgttgccataccctcctccaggggattttcccaacccagggatcaaacccaggtctcccgccttgcaggcagattctttaccatttttgccaccagggaagcccaagaatattggagtgggtagcctatcccttctccaggggaacttcttgacccaggtatcaaaccagggtctcctgcattgcaggcagattctttaccagctgagctaccagggtaccAGCTGAGCTGCCTATCTAATAGAGCTGTTATATGCACCCCCTCCCCATATATAA
The Capricornis sumatraensis isolate serow.1 chromosome 21, serow.2, whole genome shotgun sequence genome window above contains:
- the CHST9 gene encoding carbohydrate sulfotransferase 9, encoding MQPSELVMDPKQVFLSVLLFGVAGLLLFMYLQVCIEEQHPGRVEKRREQRATSGWEPVNYLQSTPRIMTREKIQEHITNQNPKSHMLKDPKDKLENLLNSKRPTRVFTETNHSQGEAPALGRNPGSPTIQLIEKQQGTKILFRKFSETNWSVDIRPLNKSLVTDSKWKRIDATQEKRRSFLQEFCKKYGGVSRPQSHVFHMVSRIYVEDKHKILYCEVPKAGCSNWKRILMVLNGLAPSAYNISHDAVHYGKHLKKLDSFDLKGIYSRLNTYTKAVFVRDPMERLVSAFRDKFEHPNSYYHPVFGKAIIKKYRPNACEEALNNGSGVKFKEFIHYLLDSHRPVGMDIHWEKVSKLCYPCLIHYDFVGKFETLEEDANYFLQLIGAPKELKFPNFKDRHSSDKRTNAQVVGQYLKDLTRTERQLIYDFYYLDYLMFNYTTPFL